From the genome of Hymenobacter cellulosilyticus, one region includes:
- a CDS encoding DUF1573 domain-containing protein: protein MKRTLFSALLLSSALMFGACNNDKPAEVGAEGMNAAATVASDAANPTVDNPNVASETAAPNPNAPVMSFTESEFNFGDIKAGDVVKHTFEFTNTGKSPLLIENATASCGCTTPNWTKDPIAPGGKGTIDVQFDSHGKAGLQNKEVAVRANTQPNITQIAIRANILPASTEGPVKQ from the coding sequence ATGAAACGTACCCTGTTTTCTGCTCTGCTGCTTTCCAGCGCCCTCATGTTTGGTGCTTGCAACAACGACAAGCCCGCCGAAGTAGGGGCTGAAGGCATGAACGCGGCCGCTACGGTGGCCTCCGACGCGGCTAACCCCACGGTGGACAACCCCAACGTGGCCAGCGAAACGGCTGCTCCCAACCCCAATGCCCCGGTGATGAGCTTCACCGAGTCGGAGTTCAACTTCGGCGACATCAAGGCGGGCGACGTGGTAAAGCACACGTTCGAATTCACCAACACCGGCAAGTCGCCGCTGCTGATTGAGAATGCCACGGCTTCCTGCGGCTGCACCACGCCCAACTGGACCAAAGACCCTATTGCGCCCGGCGGCAAAGGCACCATCGACGTGCAGTTTGACAGCCACGGCAAAGCTGGTCTGCAAAACAAAGAGGTAGCGGTACGGGCCAACACCCAGCCCAACATCACCCAGATTGCCATCCGCGCCAACATTCTGCCCGCCAGCACGGAAGGACCGGTAAAGCAATAA
- the yajC gene encoding preprotein translocase subunit YajC yields the protein MLTTLLLQTQTGEGLTSLAFPVLIALVVYFFMIRPQQRRSSEAKKFRESLVKGASVVTIGGCMARCWRCTKNRLSSRSTKECASSLTARPLPAK from the coding sequence ATGCTGACTACGCTTCTGTTACAGACCCAAACCGGTGAAGGGCTGACTTCCCTGGCATTCCCAGTCCTGATTGCCCTTGTTGTTTACTTTTTCATGATCCGGCCCCAGCAGCGCCGCTCCTCCGAAGCCAAGAAGTTTCGGGAGTCGCTGGTGAAAGGCGCCAGCGTGGTAACCATCGGGGGCTGCATGGCAAGGTGCTGGAGGTGCACGAAGAATCGGTTATCATCGAGGTCGACAAAGGAGTGCGCCTCAAGTTTGACCGCACGGCCATTGCCCGCGAAGTAG
- a CDS encoding DUF7668 domain-containing protein: MNPIDFTQPVKQFVDKLVDGEYDAAVKLSFNTGRLNATHVAEAIRLYPGQLTHPPVNAYDAIEVYEYYDGTGYMLEFFLWVDEAPSELMIKVDARWADTQLNCTLFDIYVP, translated from the coding sequence ATGAACCCCATTGATTTCACCCAACCAGTCAAGCAGTTTGTAGACAAGCTAGTTGATGGAGAGTATGATGCAGCAGTTAAATTAAGTTTTAACACAGGTCGACTGAATGCTACTCATGTAGCAGAAGCTATTCGACTTTACCCCGGACAGTTAACCCATCCGCCAGTAAATGCATACGATGCAATTGAAGTATATGAGTACTATGACGGTACTGGCTATATGCTTGAGTTCTTCCTTTGGGTTGATGAAGCGCCAAGCGAGTTAATGATTAAAGTAGATGCACGATGGGCTGATACACAACTGAATTGTACTCTGTTTGACATTTATGTGCCATAA
- the coaE gene encoding dephospho-CoA kinase (Dephospho-CoA kinase (CoaE) performs the final step in coenzyme A biosynthesis.) — protein sequence MLRIGITGGIGSGKSVACRMFAVLNVPVYDADSRAKWVMANDLVLRQALQEAFGPEAFDASGQPNRTYLAQVVFKDPEQLARLNSLVHPRVGHDFEQWAQTQQAAGAIYVIKEAALLYESGSYQQLDKIITVFAPQPVRQARVLRRDPHRTPDDILAIIGKQMSEEEKLSRADYVLRNDDKHLLIPQVLELDRQFRSL from the coding sequence ATGCTTCGAATCGGAATAACGGGCGGGATTGGGTCGGGCAAGAGCGTGGCGTGCCGGATGTTTGCTGTGCTGAACGTGCCCGTGTACGATGCCGATTCCCGCGCCAAGTGGGTAATGGCCAACGACCTGGTGCTGCGCCAAGCCTTGCAGGAAGCTTTTGGCCCTGAAGCCTTTGACGCCAGCGGGCAGCCCAATCGGACGTATCTGGCGCAGGTCGTTTTTAAAGACCCCGAGCAGCTAGCCCGGCTCAACAGTCTGGTGCACCCGCGCGTGGGCCACGACTTCGAACAGTGGGCTCAAACCCAGCAAGCTGCCGGAGCCATTTACGTTATCAAGGAAGCCGCGCTGCTCTACGAATCAGGCTCTTACCAGCAGCTCGACAAGATTATCACCGTATTCGCGCCCCAGCCCGTGCGCCAGGCCCGCGTATTGCGCCGCGACCCGCACCGTACCCCCGACGACATCCTGGCCATCATCGGCAAGCAGATGAGCGAGGAAGAAAAGCTTAGCCGCGCCGACTACGTGCTCCGTAACGACGATAAGCACCTGCTTATCCCGCAGGTGCTGGAGCTGGACCGGCAGTTTCGAAGCCTCTAG
- a CDS encoding phospholipid carrier-dependent glycosyltransferase: MAGTYAFYRLAARRFRSWPLGLLGAVLLWTSPRLFAEAFYNYKDLVFLAFFTLGIYTLTRLLLRPSWRWALAHALATGAAVDVRTMGVLLLGFTFFFAGLELWHRPAVRRPLLLALLLYLPAAAAVVVAGWPYLWEQPVTHFLAAFQSFSRYRSDMLVQYWGQQISVRSLPWHYVPVWLLITTPVAYSLLFGAGVISLAAAVSRGRGMAAHPLRPPGPAVRRLVFCSIGGCCAASLGSV, translated from the coding sequence GTGGCCGGCACCTACGCTTTTTACCGGCTGGCTGCCCGGCGCTTCCGTAGCTGGCCGCTGGGCCTGCTGGGTGCAGTTTTGCTCTGGACGTCCCCGCGCCTGTTTGCCGAGGCCTTTTACAACTATAAGGACCTGGTATTCCTGGCGTTTTTCACCCTGGGCATCTACACGCTCACGCGGCTGCTGCTGCGGCCATCCTGGCGCTGGGCTTTGGCGCACGCCCTGGCTACCGGCGCGGCCGTCGATGTGCGCACGATGGGTGTGCTGCTGCTGGGATTCACCTTCTTTTTTGCCGGACTGGAACTGTGGCACCGGCCCGCAGTTCGCCGGCCCCTGCTGCTGGCGCTGCTGCTCTACTTGCCCGCGGCGGCGGCAGTGGTGGTGGCTGGCTGGCCCTACTTGTGGGAACAGCCGGTGACGCACTTCTTGGCCGCTTTTCAGAGCTTCAGCCGCTACCGCTCCGATATGCTGGTGCAGTACTGGGGCCAGCAGATTTCGGTGCGCAGCCTGCCCTGGCACTACGTCCCGGTCTGGTTGCTGATTACCACGCCGGTGGCTTATTCCCTGCTGTTTGGCGCCGGAGTAATATCCTTAGCAGCAGCCGTGAGTCGGGGCCGGGGCATGGCTGCGCACCCGCTCCGGCCGCCAGGACCTGCTGTACGCCGTCTGGTTTTTTGCTCCATTGGCGGCTGTTGTGCTGCTTCGCTCGGTTCTGTATGA